CTGAAAAggtgtaaaaaaaagaaatatattaacaacaatgtaaatattcatttatttagttagccataataaatgttttttattattaccatCACAAGGAGGCGATACTTCTACTGTTTGTTTTCCCCATGGTAGCATAGATGGATTTTGctgatttttttgtgtcCATCCATTATTACATTCGCAAATAATCCTATTCAgttttgtaataaaaatgcatttGCCATTTAAGCATGGATTTGTTTCTGGAAATGAACACggattattttcaatttcacAATTTGCACCTTGAAAGAAATCACCACATTCACATTTATAATAAGGTTTGTTCGCTGTCGGTACGCATGTTCCTTTggtgttataaaaaaaagcaaaaataaaaattattacatataaataaacgaGTGAATTGATAAATaagcatacatatatgtgggcatattttaaaacatcaTAGTTTTATCCAACCTTGTTTGCATAGTGCAACCGAGCACGATTCAGTTgcattgtttatattacaATCTTGTTCGCAAATATTCCATGTCTCTTTACAATGTATCCCCTTCTCATTTTCATTACATAAGCATAGCTGCTTATCATTATCTAAGA
This genomic interval from Plasmodium chabaudi chabaudi strain AS genome assembly, chromosome: 11 contains the following:
- a CDS encoding EGF-like membrane protein, putative, whose amino-acid sequence is MIIYSKFNITIILFVYFYNKIATILCINCENHECKNECYVLDNDKQLCLCNENEKGIHCKETWNICEQDCNINNATESCSVALCKQGTCVPTANKPYYKCECGDFFQGANCEIENNPCSFPETNPCLNGKCIFITKLNRIICECNNGWTQKNQQNPSMLPWGKQTVEVSPPCDEPVKKGLSQYVIHYTPATYTMWWLIYIISVLVLFLCCCNMCFSFFSNSILSYFSIFGNKKNS